In Saccharolobus solfataricus, a genomic segment contains:
- a CDS encoding proteasome-activating nucleotidase: protein MSGDFDTIRDASSPDEVQLVRLLEEKIKSLQIEIENLRKELNYYKAEMEKMLSPPLIEAVVLDVLPDGRVLVRSSSGPNLVVNIASHIDQKLIKPGISVALNQRGSTILEVLPQKEDPIVKTMEIIERPNVTYSEIGGLEEQIRELREVVELPLKNPEIFREIGVEPPKGVLLYGPPGTGKTMLAKAVATESNAVFIHVVASEFAQKFVGEGARIVRELFEMAKRKAPSIIFIDEIDAIGAKRIDIGTSGEREIQRTLMQLLAELDGFDPLDNVKIIAATNRIDILDPALLRPGRFDRIIEVPLPDFKGRTEIFNIYLKKMKIEDNINLELLSQLTEGFSGADIKNVCVEAAYMAIRDGRNKVTMNDLVEAINKINVKRNKMESMKERREKYS, encoded by the coding sequence TTGTCAGGGGATTTCGACACAATAAGGGATGCTTCTTCTCCGGATGAAGTTCAATTAGTTAGATTATTAGAAGAAAAAATCAAGTCATTGCAAATTGAAATTGAAAATCTAAGAAAAGAACTAAATTATTATAAAGCAGAAATGGAAAAAATGTTAAGTCCTCCGCTAATAGAGGCAGTTGTATTGGACGTTTTACCAGACGGTAGAGTTCTAGTTAGAAGTTCGTCAGGGCCAAATTTGGTAGTAAATATAGCTAGTCATATTGATCAAAAATTAATAAAGCCTGGAATATCTGTTGCCTTAAATCAAAGAGGATCTACTATACTGGAGGTTTTACCACAGAAGGAAGATCCAATTGTAAAGACAATGGAAATTATTGAAAGACCTAACGTAACTTATTCTGAGATCGGTGGATTAGAAGAGCAAATAAGGGAGTTAAGGGAGGTCGTGGAATTACCTTTAAAGAATCCTGAGATATTTAGGGAGATAGGAGTAGAGCCACCAAAGGGAGTTTTACTATATGGTCCGCCCGGTACAGGGAAGACTATGTTGGCAAAGGCAGTAGCCACTGAGAGTAATGCTGTGTTTATTCATGTTGTTGCTTCAGAGTTTGCACAAAAATTTGTGGGGGAAGGCGCTAGGATAGTTAGAGAGCTATTTGAGATGGCTAAAAGAAAGGCGCCATCAATAATCTTCATTGATGAAATTGATGCTATAGGTGCTAAGAGGATAGATATAGGAACTAGTGGAGAAAGAGAGATACAAAGGACGCTAATGCAGCTCTTGGCCGAACTTGATGGGTTTGATCCATTGGATAATGTTAAGATCATAGCAGCTACCAATAGGATAGATATATTAGATCCTGCGTTATTGAGGCCTGGTAGATTTGATAGGATAATAGAGGTTCCTTTACCTGATTTTAAAGGGAGAACTGAGATATTTAATATATATTTAAAGAAAATGAAAATCGAAGACAATATAAACCTTGAGCTATTATCTCAGCTTACAGAAGGGTTTAGTGGTGCAGATATTAAAAACGTTTGTGTTGAAGCTGCATATATGGCAATTAGGGACGGTAGGAATAAGGTAACGATGAACGATTTAGTTGAGGCTATAAACAAGATTAATGTTAAAAGGAATAAAATGGAAAGCATGAAAGAGAGGCGAGAGAAGTATAGCTAA
- a CDS encoding PUA domain-containing protein produces the protein MAEYQFDYNVSRCLFPEDQHFLIQRSLNTRKIRNVLTSRGELYLVLRAQDVLFSLTLLSGSVIKECSKFPEYRVIIPNSFEEFIKNGRNVFSKHVIAVDKRIRAGDDVIVVNENDELIAIGKAKLSGEEMMEYRRGMAVHVKRGVLDE, from the coding sequence ATTGCTGAATATCAATTCGATTATAATGTTTCTAGATGTTTATTCCCCGAGGATCAACACTTTTTAATTCAAAGATCCTTAAATACAAGGAAAATTAGAAATGTGCTAACTAGTAGGGGAGAATTATATTTAGTATTAAGGGCTCAAGATGTTTTATTTTCTCTTACGTTGTTAAGCGGGAGTGTAATTAAGGAGTGTTCAAAGTTTCCAGAATATAGGGTTATAATACCTAATAGTTTCGAAGAATTCATAAAAAATGGAAGGAATGTCTTCTCTAAACATGTAATAGCGGTTGATAAGCGAATAAGGGCTGGAGATGATGTAATAGTTGTGAATGAAAATGACGAGTTAATAGCAATAGGTAAAGCTAAATTATCCGGAGAAGAAATGATGGAGTATAGAAGAGGTATGGCAGTTCACGTGAAAAGAGGTGTATTAGATGAGTAA
- a CDS encoding proteasome assembly chaperone family protein, with protein MSNVKIVIKKDLSELKGSTFITGFRTIGEVGYLAIRHLALKRKMERIGYVVTKYYRDVTFLDDYGIATPFDIFYDKDKHLVLLLNHILPFQREWNDFASEVIKWVKKLSINNILLVGALDKRYKVGNESLKWLKTSKCKLNLDYPQLDKQLLMVGPLALFTLHSEIEDLPALVLLPYADRERTDPVAAATAIEVLNKMLSLNVSVDELYEEAKRIEEDLQRQMELLQKELSRGSADRVYM; from the coding sequence ATGAGTAACGTTAAGATAGTAATAAAGAAAGATTTAAGTGAATTAAAAGGTTCTACATTTATAACTGGATTTAGAACTATAGGGGAGGTAGGATATTTAGCAATAAGGCATTTAGCCTTGAAAAGAAAAATGGAAAGAATAGGGTATGTTGTTACTAAGTATTATAGAGATGTCACGTTTTTAGATGATTATGGCATTGCAACGCCTTTCGATATATTCTATGATAAGGACAAACATTTAGTACTATTACTTAATCATATTTTGCCATTTCAACGTGAATGGAATGATTTCGCTTCAGAGGTTATAAAATGGGTTAAAAAATTATCAATAAACAATATACTTCTTGTAGGAGCACTAGATAAAAGGTATAAGGTCGGAAATGAGAGTTTAAAATGGTTAAAAACATCAAAGTGTAAGCTGAATTTAGATTACCCTCAGTTAGACAAGCAATTACTAATGGTGGGTCCATTAGCTTTATTCACTTTACATTCTGAAATTGAAGATTTGCCAGCATTAGTTTTGTTACCATATGCAGATCGTGAAAGGACAGATCCAGTAGCAGCTGCAACTGCAATAGAAGTTTTAAATAAAATGCTTAGCTTAAACGTTAGCGTAGATGAATTATATGAAGAGGCAAAAAGAATAGAGGAAGATTTACAACGGCAGATGGAATTATTGCAGAAAGAGTTATCAAGAGGAAGTGCTGATAGAGTCTATATGTAA
- the tgtA gene encoding tRNA guanosine(15) transglycosylase TgtA — MTVFEVKYEDLAGRIGTLRTRSGTLETPAFFPVINVLKKDEISIDEIRNIGFKNFITNSYILYKNNYIKDDIHKELRSEEMIIMTDSGAYQILEYGEIGITNLQIVNYQLKIKPDIGVILDLPTGNINDYDNAKKTVYETLKRAEEASEIIVKNQDNNIIWVYPIQGGRYLDLVKTSAEGLSKFEHIYNMAALGSPTVLLEKYMYDTVIDMIYTAKSNIKRGIPFHLFGGGLPHIIPFAVALGVDSFDSASYIIYARDNRYITRTRVYKLEDLEYFPCSCPICSKYTPKDLLEMNEKERTKALAIHNLYTILEEFKATKQAIKEGRLFEYLQEKAYSHPAVYSAFKRLMKYKDYLEKFDPRIRGDPKGLFLFDGNSLHRPEIIRHSRFLERYIQKKDKISIYCYDKAISDTAYDFKEKIREKIADRNESDVFIAVPFFGLIPLEISDSYPLSQFEIPNEIDEDVIDDMKTKIISFLRRNNYQKVELINCEKLGLHIDSISTSS, encoded by the coding sequence ATGACTGTATTTGAAGTAAAATATGAGGACTTAGCAGGGAGAATAGGAACCTTAAGAACAAGAAGTGGTACCTTAGAAACTCCAGCATTCTTTCCAGTAATTAACGTATTAAAAAAAGATGAAATATCGATAGATGAGATAAGAAATATAGGATTTAAAAACTTTATCACAAATTCTTACATATTATACAAAAATAACTATATAAAGGATGATATCCATAAGGAGTTACGCTCTGAAGAAATGATCATAATGACAGATTCAGGGGCATATCAAATTCTAGAGTATGGAGAAATAGGAATAACCAATCTCCAGATCGTGAATTATCAGCTTAAAATAAAACCAGATATCGGAGTAATATTAGATTTACCTACCGGGAATATAAATGATTATGATAACGCTAAAAAGACAGTATATGAGACATTAAAAAGAGCGGAAGAAGCTTCAGAAATCATAGTAAAAAATCAAGATAACAATATCATTTGGGTATATCCAATACAGGGAGGAAGATATCTTGATCTAGTTAAGACTTCTGCTGAAGGTCTATCTAAATTTGAACATATATACAATATGGCCGCTCTTGGTAGCCCAACAGTTCTCTTAGAGAAGTACATGTATGATACTGTAATTGACATGATTTATACTGCTAAATCTAACATAAAAAGAGGAATCCCGTTTCATCTATTTGGAGGAGGGTTACCTCATATCATTCCATTTGCAGTAGCGTTAGGAGTTGACAGTTTTGACTCTGCTTCATATATAATATATGCCAGAGACAATAGATATATTACTAGGACACGCGTATACAAATTAGAGGATTTAGAATATTTTCCATGTTCTTGTCCAATATGCTCTAAATACACACCTAAGGATTTACTTGAAATGAATGAGAAAGAAAGAACAAAAGCATTGGCTATTCATAACCTTTATACTATTTTAGAAGAATTTAAAGCAACTAAACAGGCGATTAAGGAAGGAAGATTATTTGAATATCTCCAAGAAAAAGCTTACTCTCATCCAGCAGTATATTCTGCATTCAAACGATTGATGAAATATAAGGATTATCTAGAGAAATTTGACCCTAGAATAAGGGGAGATCCAAAAGGTTTGTTTTTATTTGACGGTAACTCTTTACATAGGCCAGAAATTATACGTCACTCGAGATTTCTAGAAAGATACATACAAAAGAAAGATAAAATATCCATATATTGCTATGATAAAGCAATAAGTGATACTGCTTATGATTTCAAGGAAAAAATAAGGGAAAAAATAGCTGATCGTAATGAGAGCGACGTATTTATAGCAGTACCGTTTTTTGGTTTAATACCGTTAGAGATCTCAGATTCTTATCCTCTATCTCAATTCGAGATACCAAATGAAATAGATGAAGATGTAATAGACGATATGAAAACTAAAATCATTTCGTTCTTAAGACGTAATAATTACCAAAAAGTAGAGTTAATTAACTGTGAAAAACTAGGCTTACATATAGACTCTATCAGCACTTCCTCTTGA
- a CDS encoding Lsm family RNA-binding protein gives MSSGRRISSELNNLIDKTVIVKTTNGKTYTGQLYAYELSPFIISLTNVKDDSNNTFYKLMINGNSISEIIIKNPPLFEPREFAELVEKSLNLRPADIKVYDETSVVTILEKIKVSQNGVEGSGPMAQRIYDLYNDYINKKKKELGL, from the coding sequence ATGAGTAGTGGAAGAAGAATCTCGAGCGAATTAAATAACCTAATAGATAAGACTGTTATTGTAAAAACTACTAATGGTAAAACATATACTGGTCAACTTTATGCATATGAACTTTCACCATTTATCATAAGTTTAACAAATGTTAAGGATGATAGCAATAACACTTTCTATAAGTTAATGATAAATGGAAATTCAATTTCTGAGATAATAATTAAGAATCCTCCTCTATTTGAGCCAAGAGAATTTGCGGAATTAGTTGAAAAATCCCTAAATTTAAGACCAGCTGATATAAAAGTTTACGATGAAACAAGTGTAGTAACAATTCTAGAAAAAATTAAAGTATCACAGAATGGAGTAGAAGGAAGCGGACCTATGGCACAAAGAATTTACGACTTATATAATGATTATATAAATAAAAAGAAAAAGGAATTAGGTCTATGA
- a CDS encoding DNA-directed RNA polymerase subunit G, with translation MMESVAQEIILSCEINSIERGSLKNLSMVNMSCNGFNVSFDIIDSINIFSQKEKVKVIISKNRPSYSHDDFCGHGYIVTELKDSSLNNGNKYTTIISLYGLLVKIISNKESFLRTSQLNIMDHVYFCVKKNN, from the coding sequence ATGATGGAATCAGTGGCACAAGAAATAATTCTAAGTTGTGAAATAAATAGTATAGAAAGAGGTAGTCTAAAGAATTTATCAATGGTAAACATGTCTTGCAATGGCTTTAATGTAAGTTTTGATATAATTGATAGCATAAACATATTTAGTCAAAAAGAAAAGGTAAAGGTTATAATTTCTAAAAATAGACCTTCATATTCTCATGATGACTTCTGTGGACACGGCTATATCGTTACTGAACTTAAAGATTCTTCTTTAAACAATGGAAATAAATATACAACGATAATTTCATTATATGGTCTTCTAGTAAAGATAATAAGTAATAAAGAAAGCTTCCTTAGAACATCTCAGCTAAATATCATGGATCATGTTTACTTTTGCGTGAAGAAAAACAATTAG
- the psmB gene encoding archaeal proteasome endopeptidase complex subunit beta has product MEELPATAVGLKVNDGIVLASERRLSYGGYVLSKQAKKVYKINKFLMAGAGIYGDLQTLTRIMNVEIKYYEVSTGKPISVHAAAKLLSVILYQYKVMPFISEILFGGVDEKGPQLYVLDPIGSLIEDNYAAVGSGARIAIGVLESEYDPNMSLDVATQLITKAIKASIERDITSGDGIDLAIIDKKGNYENKFIPY; this is encoded by the coding sequence ATGGAAGAATTACCTGCAACTGCTGTTGGTTTGAAGGTAAATGATGGAATCGTATTAGCTTCTGAGAGACGATTAAGCTATGGTGGTTACGTACTAAGTAAACAAGCAAAAAAAGTATATAAAATAAATAAATTCCTCATGGCAGGGGCTGGAATATATGGCGATTTGCAGACTTTGACACGAATAATGAATGTAGAAATAAAGTACTATGAGGTTTCAACTGGTAAACCAATCTCTGTTCATGCTGCAGCTAAATTACTTTCGGTAATACTATACCAGTATAAAGTGATGCCTTTCATTTCAGAAATTCTATTTGGAGGAGTCGATGAAAAGGGTCCACAACTTTATGTGTTAGACCCTATAGGCTCGTTAATTGAAGATAATTACGCTGCTGTAGGATCAGGAGCCAGGATAGCAATAGGAGTTCTTGAATCTGAATATGATCCCAATATGAGTTTAGATGTAGCAACACAATTAATAACAAAGGCGATAAAAGCATCAATAGAACGTGATATCACATCTGGAGATGGGATAGATTTAGCTATAATAGATAAGAAAGGGAACTACGAAAATAAATTCATCCCATACTAA
- the hisS gene encoding histidine--tRNA ligase produces MVKFETVRGMKDYIGIDAEKIRYLESTFRDLAKKYGYSEIITPVVEEFKLFELKGGEELRQTMYVFKDKADREISLRPEITPSVARAYIQNLQSSPKPIRLFYFGTVYRYDEPQYGRYREFRQAGIEMIGDSSILADVEVLDLLYNFYDKLNLSKDITIKINNIGIFRKIMDKYNIEDNLQEHVLHLIDKNKVDEALVILEKNIKNKDIMDFLNMILTKKEAKLEDIESLAELEEVSKLDIKNEFEYLLRLSRILSSLNVKFKVDLGFVRGLAYYTGLIFEVLHPSVQFSIAGGGRYDKLIELYGGLPSPAIGFAIGVERTLLVIKDLKVEEPINVIVVGISEEAIPAMFTVSRMLRKEEYKVVINTKDQPLSKLLPYYASQGFKLAIIIGKQELEKNMITVRNLITRKQISIPLENVLDAIKQTL; encoded by the coding sequence ATGGTAAAGTTTGAAACAGTAAGAGGCATGAAAGATTATATTGGAATCGATGCAGAAAAAATTAGATACTTGGAATCTACCTTTAGAGACTTAGCAAAAAAATATGGATATTCTGAAATTATAACGCCAGTAGTAGAAGAATTTAAACTGTTTGAGTTGAAGGGTGGGGAGGAACTAAGACAAACGATGTATGTGTTTAAGGACAAGGCAGATAGAGAGATATCGTTACGACCTGAAATAACACCAAGTGTAGCAAGAGCATACATACAAAATTTACAGAGTTCGCCAAAGCCGATAAGGCTATTTTACTTTGGTACCGTTTATAGGTATGACGAACCCCAGTACGGCAGATATAGAGAGTTCAGACAAGCCGGAATAGAAATGATAGGTGATTCTTCCATCTTAGCTGATGTAGAAGTATTAGATTTATTGTACAATTTTTATGATAAGCTTAATCTTTCTAAGGATATAACAATTAAAATAAATAACATTGGTATATTTAGAAAAATAATGGATAAATATAATATCGAAGATAATCTACAAGAGCATGTTCTGCATTTAATAGATAAGAATAAGGTTGACGAAGCTTTAGTTATTCTTGAAAAAAATATAAAGAATAAGGATATAATGGACTTTTTAAATATGATCCTTACTAAAAAAGAGGCAAAACTAGAAGATATAGAATCCTTAGCTGAATTAGAGGAAGTTTCAAAATTAGATATTAAAAACGAATTTGAATATCTACTTCGATTATCTAGAATTTTAAGCAGCTTAAATGTAAAATTTAAGGTTGACCTAGGTTTTGTAAGAGGATTAGCTTATTATACTGGACTAATATTTGAGGTTCTTCATCCCTCTGTTCAGTTTAGCATTGCTGGAGGAGGAAGATATGATAAACTTATAGAGCTCTATGGTGGCTTACCCTCACCAGCAATAGGATTCGCTATAGGAGTTGAGAGAACTTTATTAGTAATTAAAGATCTGAAAGTTGAAGAACCAATAAATGTGATAGTAGTAGGCATCTCAGAGGAGGCAATACCAGCTATGTTTACGGTATCCAGAATGTTAAGAAAGGAAGAATATAAGGTAGTAATAAATACTAAAGATCAGCCTCTCTCTAAACTATTACCTTATTATGCTTCCCAAGGATTTAAACTCGCAATAATAATAGGTAAACAAGAACTTGAGAAAAATATGATAACAGTTAGAAATTTAATTACACGAAAACAGATTTCTATCCCACTAGAGAACGTTCTAGATGCAATAAAACAAACGTTATAA
- a CDS encoding tRNA-splicing endonuclease, producing the protein MKTITFMGNILIFDNVTIMSEKSETTLDKIYTALNSSKQLPSEIIYLVNWDKVDVFVDLKQRGRVTIDGIDEHSLIIKDKENGRYTAMVLIVDENEKVSFKKILDKLHQSKSMNLELYLSIVDKYGDVTYYTLSEIKMSK; encoded by the coding sequence ATGAAAACAATAACTTTTATGGGGAATATACTTATTTTTGATAATGTGACTATAATGTCTGAGAAAAGTGAAACTACTTTAGACAAGATATACACAGCCTTAAACTCATCTAAACAGTTACCTAGTGAGATAATTTATCTTGTAAATTGGGATAAAGTTGATGTCTTCGTTGACTTAAAACAGCGAGGAAGGGTTACGATTGATGGTATAGATGAGCACTCTCTTATAATAAAGGACAAGGAAAATGGAAGATATACTGCTATGGTTTTGATAGTAGACGAAAATGAAAAGGTAAGTTTTAAGAAAATATTAGATAAACTACATCAGTCAAAATCAATGAATTTAGAACTTTATCTTTCAATTGTAGATAAATATGGAGATGTAACGTATTATACTCTATCTGAGATAAAAATGTCAAAGTGA
- a CDS encoding TFIIB-type zinc ribbon-containing protein, giving the protein MQCPACGSNEIIWDNKNGEIVCSNCGTIIDNIYYNGQNESESTEIISINNKFYKDDIQVKELRVKNFLKNNRIETKKIDQYEIILRSMLLDSQYKKIYKLLYDEGILSGLKAKSKLGLLIYFRFALNNGYLHLLEKFDIKNETLKKILKRIGRKRLTLLFDKLNEESDRI; this is encoded by the coding sequence ATGCAATGCCCTGCATGTGGTTCGAATGAAATAATTTGGGATAATAAGAACGGAGAAATAGTGTGTAGTAATTGTGGTACAATTATCGACAATATTTACTATAATGGGCAAAATGAATCAGAGAGTACGGAGATAATCTCAATAAATAATAAGTTTTACAAGGATGATATACAAGTTAAAGAACTGCGAGTTAAAAATTTCTTAAAGAATAATCGAATAGAAACTAAAAAAATAGATCAGTATGAAATTATCTTAAGATCTATGTTGCTCGATAGTCAATATAAGAAAATATACAAGCTACTGTATGATGAGGGTATTTTAAGTGGTTTAAAAGCTAAAAGTAAACTGGGTCTTCTAATCTATTTTAGATTCGCGTTAAATAATGGATATTTACATCTATTAGAAAAATTCGACATAAAAAATGAAACCCTTAAAAAAATACTCAAAAGAATTGGTAGAAAACGCTTAACATTACTTTTCGATAAACTTAACGAAGAAAGCGATCGTATTTGA
- the thsB gene encoding thermosome subunit beta has protein sequence MATATVATTPEGIPVIILKEGSSRTYGKEALRANIAAVKAIEEALKSTYGPRGMDKMLVDSLGDITITNDGATILDKMDLQHPTGKLLVQIAKGQDEETADGTKTAVILAGELAKKAEDLLYKEIHPTIIVSGYKKAEEIALKTIQEIAQPVTINDTDVLRKVALTSLGSKAVAGAREYLADLVVKAVAQVAELRGDKWYVDLDNVQIVKKHGGSVNDTQLVYGIVVDKEVVHPGMPKRIENAKIALLDASLEVEKPELDAEIRINDPTQMHKFLEEEENILKEKVDKIAATGANVVICQKGIDEVAQHYLAKKGILAVRRAKKSDLEKLARATGGRVISNIDELTSQDLGYAALVEERKVGEDKMVFVEGAKNPKSVSILIRGGLERVVDETERALRDALGTVADVIRDGRAVAGGGAVEIEIAKRLRKYAPQVGGKEQLAIEAYANAIEGLIMILAENAGLDPIDKLMQLRSLHENETNKWYGLNLFTGNPEDMWKLGVIEPALVKMNAVKAATEAVTLVLRIDDIVAAGKKSGSEPSGKKEKDKEEKSSED, from the coding sequence ATGGCAACAGCTACAGTTGCAACTACACCCGAAGGTATACCTGTAATTATTTTAAAAGAAGGATCAAGTAGAACATATGGAAAAGAGGCTTTAAGGGCTAATATTGCTGCAGTGAAGGCAATTGAAGAGGCGCTGAAAAGTACATATGGTCCACGCGGAATGGATAAGATGCTTGTTGATAGCTTAGGAGATATTACAATAACAAATGATGGAGCAACTATTCTTGATAAAATGGATTTACAACACCCAACGGGTAAACTTTTAGTTCAGATAGCTAAGGGACAAGACGAGGAAACAGCTGATGGTACTAAAACTGCTGTAATTCTAGCTGGAGAATTAGCTAAAAAGGCAGAAGATCTCTTATATAAGGAGATTCATCCCACAATAATTGTTAGTGGATATAAGAAGGCAGAAGAAATTGCGCTAAAGACTATCCAAGAGATAGCACAACCAGTCACTATAAATGACACTGATGTACTTAGGAAAGTGGCACTCACATCATTAGGCAGCAAAGCGGTAGCAGGTGCCCGAGAGTATTTAGCTGACCTTGTAGTTAAAGCAGTAGCGCAAGTAGCTGAATTAAGGGGTGATAAGTGGTACGTTGATCTAGATAATGTACAAATAGTTAAGAAACATGGTGGTAGTGTTAATGATACTCAATTAGTATATGGTATAGTAGTAGATAAGGAAGTTGTACATCCTGGTATGCCAAAGAGGATCGAAAACGCTAAGATAGCACTTTTAGACGCTTCATTAGAAGTTGAGAAACCAGAATTAGATGCGGAGATAAGGATTAACGATCCAACACAAATGCACAAATTCTTAGAAGAAGAAGAAAATATACTGAAAGAAAAGGTAGATAAGATTGCAGCTACTGGTGCTAACGTTGTAATATGTCAGAAAGGTATTGATGAAGTTGCACAACACTATCTAGCTAAGAAAGGTATACTAGCAGTTAGAAGAGCTAAGAAGAGCGATTTAGAAAAATTAGCCAGAGCTACTGGAGGAAGAGTTATATCAAATATTGACGAATTGACTTCGCAAGACCTAGGCTACGCTGCATTAGTAGAGGAGAGAAAAGTAGGAGAGGATAAGATGGTTTTCGTAGAAGGTGCAAAGAATCCAAAATCCGTTAGCATACTAATAAGAGGCGGATTGGAAAGAGTAGTTGATGAAACGGAAAGAGCTCTGAGGGATGCTTTAGGTACTGTAGCTGATGTAATAAGAGATGGTAGAGCTGTAGCTGGTGGTGGAGCTGTAGAGATAGAGATAGCTAAGAGATTGAGGAAGTATGCTCCTCAAGTTGGTGGTAAAGAGCAATTAGCTATTGAAGCCTATGCTAACGCAATTGAGGGTCTTATAATGATATTAGCTGAAAATGCAGGATTAGACCCTATAGACAAATTGATGCAATTAAGAAGTCTTCATGAGAATGAGACTAATAAATGGTACGGACTTAATTTATTCACTGGAAATCCAGAAGATATGTGGAAATTGGGCGTTATTGAACCAGCATTAGTTAAAATGAATGCAGTTAAAGCTGCAACAGAAGCGGTGACATTAGTGCTAAGAATAGATGATATTGTAGCAGCTGGGAAGAAGAGTGGAAGCGAGCCCAGCGGTAAGAAAGAAAAAGATAAAGAAGAAAAATCTTCTGAAGACTAA